Sequence from the Amaranthus tricolor cultivar Red isolate AtriRed21 chromosome 1, ASM2621246v1, whole genome shotgun sequence genome:
TTCAGAATTACAATCGTCAGTAGATAGTTCAACttcattgttattatgtttgaaTTATgcattgtttttaaaatgctggtttaattatgtaatgttttaaaataatgttttaGTTATGTAAGGTTTTCATGCATTAGTTTTTtcctttccatcaccttttggcatgcattagtttttttcctttccatcaccttttggcatgcaattttcttttcatttctatcaccttttggcatgcattagttttttcctttttgtcaccttttggcatgcaaTAGTCTTTTCATTTACATCACCTTTTAGCATGCATtagttttttttccttttcatcaTCTTTTGGCATGCAATTGTCTTTTTATTtcatcaccttttggcatgcattagttttttcctttccatcaccttttggcGTGCACTAGTCTTTtcatttccatcaccttttggcGTGCACTAGTCTTTTCATTTCCATCATCTTTTGGCatacattatattatatatatgcacaTCCACATTTAATTGGATGTATAACTTCAAAATGAGtttttataagtttaatttttcCTCATCCACTTCAAGTTCTTCGTCTTTTAATGACGATAATGAACTTATAGATAATATGGTTGATTATGTCTTTCAATACACTATTCCTCGTATTATTTCAACACTACAACCAAGGGTGAGAACCAACAAAAAAAGTCAATTTCAAAGAGACCATTCAAAAGGTCATTCGCAACTATTTAATGACTATTTCGCTGAAAATCCTACATATTCTGCTCGACTGTTTCGACGCAGGTTTAGGATGAGGAAACATATATTTTTACGGATAATGGAAGCTGTCCAAACAACGATCCATGGTTCACTAACAACATTGATGCAGTTGGTAAAAAAAGGTCTAAGTGCTTTACAAAAGTGTATTGCAGCTCTTCGTATGCTAGCATACCGGGTGGCTGCTGATCAAGTTAATGAGTACCTCCGAATTAGCGAAAGCACAACGTGAAAAGCACTCACTCGTTTCACAAAGGGAATAATCAACCAATTTGGGCAATATTATTTGAGAAAACCAACACCATAAGATTTGACGAGATTATTGTCCTTTAGTGAACGAGGATTCCTTGGCATGATTGGTAGTGTTGATTACATGCATTGGGAGTGGAAGAATTGTCCAGAAGCATGAAAAGGGCAATATTAAGGCCGAACTGGTGTTGCAGCATTAATTCTTGAAGCTTTTGCTAATCATGACTTATGGATATGGCATACCTAATTTGGGATGCCAGGATCATATAATGATCTCAACTACCTACATTGATCACCtcttttagttgatttgtttgaaggaaggACACCACCTGTCAATTTCACGGTGAATGGAAATCGATACGGTATGGCCTACTATCTCACTGATGGCATTTATCCGAAATGGGCTACTTTTATTCATTCTATTACTGAACCACAAACACCAAAAGCAAGGTTATTTGCCCAACATCAAGAAACAGCAAGAAAGGATGTGGAGAATGATGTTATTCATTCTAATACTTGGCAAATAAGAATGATGTTAAGATCGATAAACACGTTTATCCTTAAAAGATGACTTGGTTGAAAATATCTGGCAAGAGTTTGGAAGGAACCGCAATTAATgtatcattaaaaattttagtttttttaatttgtgtatttattttatgcatGCGTATTGTAatctttatttgaatttaacgAATTCCGcttaattattattgatgtctacaaatttatatttattagacaatattagttttattaaaagaataaatttttctaactaataaaaaagtagatctattttaatcaaataaaaaattatatctcCTCTTATTCACCACCCTAAGTGTCTCATTTTCATATTGCGTCAAGTCatcttaaatgtctcatttctagTTTGGGTATGTTAACTTTACTAATTTATCCTTACcacacttaattttttttacacatttaCACTTACTAACCCAACTTTACacctataaaattttaaaaactctaCACTTTTCTTTTACACATGTGATCtcatttgaccacctaaaaaatagtgaaaagtcaaatggaacaCTTAgggagaataggagggagtattaactttgtacatgaaaatattattataaaattgaccacctaaaaaatagtaaaaagtcaaatgggacacttaGGGAGTataggaggaagtattaaaAAGAAAGTATGTTAGATTAGATAAAAAATAAGAGAGTGTggatgatgaccttttaaaagagATCATTGttaatataattatgttaaaagagaatttttagaagagaaaaatattgtaaaatagtaaaataacctttttaataaatcaccataaataATGTTCTAATTGAAGAGTTTCAAAAAGTACCAAAAGAACGGAGGAAATTTTATTAGCAAACTTTACACCAAAGAAACCATACAAAAGTTTTTCATACAAAACACATTAAAGGTGCTAGCCTccaaaaaaacctaaaaaaacaacttaaaCAAAGTAGTGATAGATCCTCATCTATTGATATTACATTATTACATAATGGCATATTGTCCATTCCTTTGAAATTCCTCGGAAGGACTAAACACTGTCAATTCCTGCCTCCCATATTTGAGCCTCTTTGCCTCTTCCCTCGACAAACCGTATGAGTTCATCACCACCTGCTCAGGCAAGCCTCGGATGGCCGAGATACGTCCGGCTAATGGGCTGATCATGGCCTGATCACTGGTCAAGAATGCAACCCATTCTAGCCCTTCTTGTCCTGCTTTCTTTAGTACTACAAAGTTCTGGGGGACTACCAAAAGTTGGCCTTCTTGGACCATGTCGTCGAACACTAGACGACCTTCATGGCTTGCAATTTGGACTCGACCATTTCCTTTTGTGAAGTAGACTATGCTGTGTGCGTTGATCTTCCAGTTAGGTGCCATTATGGCATTCTGTATCAATCACAAAATAGGTTAACTATAGAAAATTCAAGGAATTAATTTGTAGGAAATGAAGTTCATAATAATTGTGTTACCTGATAGAGGTTAACTTTCTCAGCACTAAGTTGGAGATGGTTAAGGATGGGAAGTTTGTGGCTGTTGAGAGAGGTCAAACGTCCTCCTTGTGGGTTAAACACATCTGCCTTTTCAGGATTGTCAATATTCTCTGTAATCCTAACACTGCAAAGGGTTTCTTCAATTCCATTTGGCTTGCAAACGCCATTCTCCTCGCAAATACATCGGCGACCTCCACATATGCGCTCTTGACCTTTTCCTCCATGCCCAGGGTAGCTAGGCTCCCATTGGGAACCCTGTCCAGGCCTTTGGCTTTCATGTCCGGGGTAACGGGGTTCCCATTCGGAACCATGTGCTGGTCTTTGGCTTCCATGTCCAGGGTAGCGGGGATCCGATTCGGAACCATGTGTTGGTCTTTGGCTTCCATGTCCAGGGTAGCGGGGATCCGATTCGGAACCATGTGCTGGTCTCTGACTTCCATGTCCAGGGTAGCGGGGATCCCATTCGGAACCATGTGCTGGTCTCTGACTTCCATGTCCAGGGTAGCGGGGATCCCATTCGGAACCATGTGTTGGTCTTTGGCTTCCATGTCCAGGGTAGCGGGGATCCCTTTCGGAACCATGTGTTGGTCTTTGGCTTCCATGTCCAGGGTAGCGGGGATCCGATTCGGAACCATGTGCTGGTCTCTGACTTCCATGTCCAGGGTAGCGGGGATCCCATTCGGAACCATGTGCTGGTCTCTGGCTTCCATGACCAGGGTAGTA
This genomic interval carries:
- the LOC130809068 gene encoding uncharacterized protein LOC130809068, whose product is MSFYKFNFSSSTSSSSSFNDDNELIDNMVDYVFQYTIPRIISTLQPRVRTNKKSQFQRDHSKGHSQLFNDYFAENPTYSARLFRRRFRMRKHIFLRIMEAVQTTIHGSLTTLMQLVKKGLSALQKCIAALRMLAYRVAADQVNEYLRISESTT
- the LOC130809478 gene encoding cocosin 1-like; protein product: MARHRSARLLVPLALTLVLILSPTSLAQQWGSFNPPFLPAGQTSQSQTRLTRDTHCRIDCQIDQLSANEPNIRIEAEAGVNEIWDPREQKEFQCAGVTVVRTQVEPNGLFLPHYNNAPSISYVIRGKALLGVTNPGCPETFEYGSSEPFSSERDPKRPGHKFERPEREFQSIRDQHQKIRRVYQGHIVALPAGVSKWFYNDGQDRLTIVTLFDTLNNQNQLDDILRSFFLAGNPQGREGAQGGKGSQGIFSENNILSGFDEQLLSQAFGIEPETVSKIQGQNDDRGAIIRVEGDLGLLIPEWDREESRRASESHRPTHGSERDPRYPGHGSQRPAHGSEWDPRYPGHGSQRPTHGSEWDPYYPGHGSQRPAHGSEWDPRYPGHGSQRPAHGSESDPRYPGHGSQRPTHGSERDPRYPGHGSQRPTHGSEWDPRYPGHGSQRPAHGSEWDPRYPGHGSQRPAHGSESDPRYPGHGSQRPTHGSESDPRYPGHGSQRPAHGSEWEPRYPGHESQRPGQGSQWEPSYPGHGGKGQERICGGRRCICEENGVCKPNGIEETLCSVRITENIDNPEKADVFNPQGGRLTSLNSHKLPILNHLQLSAEKVNLYQNAIMAPNWKINAHSIVYFTKGNGRVQIASHEGRLVFDDMVQEGQLLVVPQNFVVLKKAGQEGLEWVAFLTSDQAMISPLAGRISAIRGLPEQVVMNSYGLSREEAKRLKYGRQELTVFSPSEEFQRNGQYAIM